A single genomic interval of Aureliella helgolandensis harbors:
- a CDS encoding alpha/beta hydrolase, which produces MTLHPQAAQFLKEIEEKAPPAWSDMPLEEARLGYSNMLPYFGQPQAMHEVQTVQWTEHARARVYRPSDRRPLPVIVYFHGGGWVLGDIDTHDALCRRLANETQSCVVSVDYRLAPEAAYPHPFDDCFAATIRAAERAEEFGFDPQRIIVAGDSAGGNLAAAVAIRARDSAGPKLHAQVLIYPVVSPAADTKSYEEFATGFGLTRQAMKWFWEQYLGESAHADLQTTKPYASLLGHELAGLPPTLILTAEYDVLRDEGEAFAASLASANVRGRSKRYPGMLHAFLHLSSLFDSAETAFADITDFLRSLD; this is translated from the coding sequence ATGACGCTCCACCCCCAAGCCGCGCAGTTCCTGAAAGAGATCGAGGAGAAGGCTCCGCCCGCTTGGAGCGATATGCCACTCGAAGAGGCGCGGCTTGGCTACAGCAACATGCTGCCCTATTTCGGCCAGCCCCAAGCGATGCATGAAGTGCAAACGGTGCAATGGACCGAGCACGCGCGAGCTAGGGTCTATCGGCCCAGCGACCGTCGGCCACTTCCGGTCATCGTCTATTTTCATGGCGGCGGCTGGGTGCTCGGAGACATCGACACCCATGATGCACTCTGCCGCCGGCTTGCCAACGAGACGCAATCGTGCGTGGTCTCGGTGGACTATCGGCTGGCCCCCGAGGCGGCCTATCCACACCCGTTTGATGACTGCTTTGCGGCCACGATTCGAGCCGCCGAACGGGCTGAGGAATTCGGTTTTGATCCGCAACGCATCATCGTGGCTGGTGATAGCGCTGGCGGGAATTTGGCAGCTGCTGTTGCAATTCGAGCTCGCGATTCGGCGGGGCCAAAATTGCACGCACAAGTCTTGATCTATCCGGTTGTCTCTCCCGCTGCCGACACCAAGTCGTACGAAGAATTCGCCACTGGATTTGGGCTAACACGGCAGGCGATGAAATGGTTTTGGGAGCAGTACCTGGGAGAGAGTGCCCATGCTGATTTGCAGACGACGAAGCCCTATGCCTCTCTGCTGGGCCACGAACTAGCGGGGCTTCCCCCAACCCTTATCCTGACGGCTGAGTACGATGTGTTGCGGGACGAGGGGGAGGCTTTCGCTGCTAGCTTGGCCAGCGCCAACGTTCGCGGGCGATCTAAGCGCTACCCGGGTATGCTCCATGCCTTCCTGCATTTGTCGAGCTTGTTTGATAGTGCCGAGACCGCCTTTGCCGATATCACCGATTTCCTCCGCTCACTAGATTGA
- the tsf gene encoding translation elongation factor Ts: MADITAAKVKSFRERTGLPLMECKSALTEAGGDEEKAYDILRKRGEKLGDKRSDRETAFGRFGLYCGLDKAVGAIVELKCESAPVTQNEEFIRLADDLAKGLADTDQEITSADELLALPSPSKPEMTLGEQKAELFNRIREKFDVGRMSKLSGSCGGYCHNSGTVAGVLIQVAGGSDETAKDVAMHIAAMRPEALSTEELDKATIEKEREILRAAALQEGKPEGIVDKMVEGRLRQFFAERVLLEQPFVKDDKQSVGQFAKGNGMEIKKFVSYVLGQS; encoded by the coding sequence ATGGCAGATATTACTGCAGCCAAAGTTAAATCCTTCCGCGAGCGTACCGGCTTGCCCTTGATGGAATGCAAGTCGGCCTTAACTGAAGCGGGCGGAGACGAAGAGAAGGCCTACGACATCTTGCGGAAGCGGGGCGAAAAGCTTGGCGACAAGCGCTCCGATCGCGAAACGGCCTTTGGTCGCTTTGGCCTCTATTGTGGGTTGGACAAAGCAGTTGGTGCAATCGTCGAATTGAAGTGCGAGAGCGCGCCGGTCACCCAAAACGAAGAGTTCATTCGTTTAGCAGACGATTTGGCGAAGGGCTTGGCTGACACCGACCAAGAGATCACGTCGGCAGACGAGTTGCTCGCCCTTCCTTCCCCAAGCAAGCCCGAGATGACCCTGGGTGAGCAAAAGGCGGAACTGTTCAATCGAATTCGCGAAAAGTTCGATGTCGGACGCATGAGCAAACTATCCGGCTCCTGCGGCGGCTACTGCCATAACAGCGGTACCGTGGCCGGCGTATTGATCCAAGTTGCCGGTGGTTCGGACGAGACCGCCAAGGACGTTGCCATGCACATTGCTGCCATGCGTCCCGAAGCGTTGAGTACTGAAGAACTCGACAAGGCCACCATCGAGAAAGAGCGTGAGATCCTGCGTGCTGCCGCGCTTCAAGAAGGCAAGCCCGAAGGTATTGTCGACAAAATGGTCGAAGGCCGATTGCGTCAATTCTTCGCAGAGCGAGTACTTCTAGAGCAACCGTTTGTTAAGGATGACAAGCAGTCCGTGGGCCAGTTCGCCAAGGGCAACGGCATGGAGATCAAGAAGTTCGTCTCCTACGTTTTGGGCCAAAGCTAA
- the rpsB gene encoding 30S ribosomal protein S2: MESEFVKKLIEAGVHYGHRVSRWNPKMKPYIYGKKNSIHILDIRETLRGLMRAKKYLNQVAAGGSLILFVGTKRQATDTVQEQAERCGMPFVSERWLGGALTNFRTIRNRLTRLEELEKIRGSDEINTYSKKMQSALNREYRKIYRNLNGLRSMNRLPECLVIVDPTKERNAIREAKRLGITTLALIDTDSDPDSVDLPIPGNDDGIRSIELILGQLADAVLAGKAENPELSKKGDTPEMSSEEAEKVEA; encoded by the coding sequence ATGGAAAGCGAATTTGTCAAGAAGCTGATTGAAGCGGGCGTTCACTATGGTCACCGAGTTAGTCGGTGGAACCCCAAGATGAAGCCGTATATTTACGGCAAAAAGAACTCCATTCACATTCTCGATATCCGTGAAACACTTCGCGGGCTGATGCGAGCCAAGAAGTACCTCAACCAGGTTGCTGCCGGCGGTAGCTTGATTCTGTTCGTTGGTACCAAGCGTCAAGCCACCGATACCGTGCAAGAGCAAGCGGAACGCTGCGGCATGCCCTTTGTATCGGAGCGCTGGTTGGGTGGAGCACTTACCAACTTCCGCACCATTCGCAATCGTCTGACCCGCCTCGAAGAGCTCGAAAAAATCCGAGGCTCGGATGAAATCAATACCTATTCGAAGAAAATGCAATCTGCATTGAATCGAGAATACCGCAAGATCTATCGCAACCTGAATGGTTTGCGGAGCATGAATCGCTTGCCAGAATGCTTGGTAATCGTCGACCCTACCAAGGAACGCAATGCGATTCGCGAAGCCAAGCGATTGGGCATCACCACCTTGGCTTTGATCGATACCGACTCGGATCCAGATTCCGTAGATCTGCCGATTCCAGGTAACGACGACGGAATCCGTTCGATTGAGCTGATTCTCGGCCAGCTTGCCGACGCCGTACTTGCTGGTAAAGCCGAGAACCCTGAGCTAAGCAAGAAGGGTGACACTCCAGAGATGTCTTCCGAAGAGGCCGAAAAGGTCGAAGCTTAA
- a CDS encoding ferredoxin family protein: MTHVVAQPCDGCRYTDCVVVCPVECFYEGEKMLYIHPEECIDCEACVPECPVEAIFHEDNLPEEWKDYLQLNAEKSETCEVITEKKTPLAED; the protein is encoded by the coding sequence ATGACTCACGTAGTTGCTCAACCCTGCGACGGATGCCGATATACCGATTGCGTAGTAGTTTGCCCAGTCGAATGTTTTTACGAGGGTGAGAAGATGCTCTACATCCACCCAGAAGAGTGCATCGATTGCGAGGCTTGCGTCCCCGAATGTCCGGTAGAAGCCATTTTCCACGAGGACAACCTGCCAGAAGAGTGGAAAGATTACCTACAGCTTAATGCAGAAAAGTCGGAGACCTGTGAAGTAATCACAGAGAAAAAGACTCCATTAGCCGAAGATTAA
- a CDS encoding RNA polymerase sigma factor, whose product MISECLNQTEGAWEEFIERYIHLITHVVNSSAKLRCTELSEQARDDVVAEVLLSFVDNDYAVLRRFQGNSSLGTYLVVVARRIATRKLSQVRRTTALPSDALPEAVEQTNDSLGLDDVDEVRSLLGQLPEGEATAIRMFHLEHRNYGEIGTQMGIPENSVGPLLSQARKRMRDMR is encoded by the coding sequence TTGATATCTGAATGCCTCAACCAAACTGAGGGGGCTTGGGAAGAGTTTATTGAGCGGTATATCCACTTGATCACTCATGTTGTCAATTCTTCAGCCAAGTTGAGATGTACCGAGCTATCTGAACAGGCTCGCGACGATGTGGTGGCTGAGGTCTTGCTCAGTTTCGTCGACAACGATTATGCGGTGCTGAGACGATTCCAAGGGAACAGCTCGCTTGGGACGTATTTGGTGGTCGTCGCGCGGCGGATTGCAACTCGCAAACTGTCCCAAGTTCGACGAACGACTGCCCTTCCTTCGGACGCATTACCCGAGGCGGTTGAGCAGACAAATGACTCGTTGGGGTTGGACGACGTGGATGAGGTGCGGAGCCTGTTGGGACAATTGCCCGAAGGGGAGGCGACCGCAATCCGAATGTTCCATTTAGAACATCGCAACTATGGAGAAATTGGCACTCAGATGGGCATTCCCGAAAATAGCGTTGGCCCACTTCTTTCTCAAGCTCGCAAACGCATGCGGGACATGCGCTAG
- a CDS encoding thioredoxin family protein, translating into MDNLPMRYSAIPIVVVALCISSFDSETANAQQAVFEKVKGLLSSKPTTVEQVTWLRSAQEAAGESAKTGKPILIYVRSKSCHYCDLMQRNVWEDPETAAAIMRDFIPLKLTREENPEAIEALQIQGYPATLIFSSQQRFLDRIDGYVEAPKFLQAAQRARMAAGTGSVVR; encoded by the coding sequence ATGGATAATCTACCAATGCGTTACAGTGCGATCCCCATCGTTGTCGTTGCCCTTTGCATATCGTCCTTCGACTCCGAGACCGCGAATGCCCAGCAAGCCGTGTTTGAGAAAGTCAAGGGCCTGCTCAGCTCGAAGCCTACCACCGTAGAGCAGGTTACTTGGTTGCGTTCCGCTCAAGAAGCTGCCGGTGAGAGCGCAAAGACAGGTAAGCCAATCCTTATCTATGTCCGTTCTAAGAGCTGTCATTACTGCGATTTAATGCAGCGCAACGTCTGGGAAGATCCCGAAACGGCAGCGGCGATCATGCGTGATTTCATCCCTCTAAAGCTCACGCGCGAGGAAAATCCAGAAGCCATCGAAGCATTGCAAATCCAAGGTTATCCCGCCACACTTATCTTTTCGTCGCAGCAGCGTTTTCTGGACCGAATCGATGGTTATGTTGAGGCACCGAAATTCCTTCAAGCCGCTCAGCGGGCGAGGATGGCGGCCGGCACAGGTTCGGTCGTCCGCTAG
- a CDS encoding tetratricopeptide repeat protein: MKAPFGWSKSDPADAMVSSSPTASFASSVTNTGKGIAGQFKTMGTVVSSAATKAKNVVTSSFTTPSGEVDETSLSNMPTNLGPEIWVTQGQLYESQGNFAKALDNYTKALEKQPKNEAALLATARLYARQGQLDQSNEFFQKAIALKPQASLYNELAIVQQQQNKAAEAQLTVQKAIELEPSNARYRDTLAGMMVSTGRSDEAVKQLEQVFPPAVANYKVAYLHFTNQNIAAAQQHLQVALQVDPNLKEARDLMARLGNGQTAQSAVAAYQSATQLYQTAQTIASPTTPANPAVYQQSGTNSSMPTATFPGAGMPTVQ, translated from the coding sequence ATGAAAGCTCCTTTTGGTTGGTCTAAGTCCGATCCGGCGGATGCCATGGTCTCCAGTAGTCCAACGGCCAGTTTTGCGTCGAGTGTGACGAATACTGGCAAAGGAATCGCAGGGCAGTTCAAAACGATGGGGACCGTCGTAAGCAGTGCAGCGACCAAGGCCAAGAACGTTGTTACCTCGAGCTTCACAACACCTTCTGGCGAGGTGGATGAGACCAGTTTGTCGAACATGCCGACCAACTTGGGGCCTGAGATCTGGGTCACTCAAGGTCAGCTTTATGAATCCCAAGGAAACTTTGCCAAGGCTCTCGACAATTACACCAAGGCCTTAGAGAAGCAACCGAAGAACGAAGCGGCCCTACTTGCAACTGCTCGGCTGTACGCTCGTCAGGGGCAGTTGGATCAATCGAACGAATTTTTCCAAAAGGCAATTGCACTCAAGCCGCAAGCTTCGCTGTACAACGAATTAGCTATCGTTCAACAGCAGCAGAACAAGGCAGCTGAAGCCCAATTGACGGTGCAGAAGGCTATCGAGCTTGAACCTAGCAACGCTCGATACCGAGATACTTTGGCCGGAATGATGGTTTCCACGGGACGCTCGGATGAAGCTGTCAAGCAACTCGAACAAGTGTTCCCACCAGCAGTAGCGAACTACAAAGTGGCCTACTTGCACTTTACCAACCAGAACATCGCTGCCGCACAGCAGCATCTGCAGGTGGCCTTGCAAGTCGATCCCAACTTGAAAGAAGCTCGCGACCTGATGGCACGGTTGGGCAATGGACAGACGGCCCAAAGCGCTGTAGCTGCCTACCAGTCTGCCACCCAGCTCTACCAAACCGCTCAGACCATCGCCTCGCCGACCACGCCAGCCAACCCGGCGGTTTACCAACAATCGGGCACGAACAGTAGCATGCCCACCGCTACCTTCCCTGGGGCGGGCATGCCGACGGTTCAATAG